A window of the Ostrea edulis chromosome 1, xbOstEdul1.1, whole genome shotgun sequence genome harbors these coding sequences:
- the LOC130052231 gene encoding uncharacterized protein LOC130052231, producing MTRRYLSGHFGLGNIMAVCISHRRRLMISFIIMAFGVLTYLEFYRPTRPPTCNEDIDLLQCSNKQSISDDTLETNDKRKVVSVAKKIVQSGGLVMVTFMNKAFKPFLANWICSTIDKIKESHILIVVTEESVYLEIRSLYPKLNVVYLSSFKRINEKQKYCSAGFMRIGIYRTLVVNWIIQENMPVFLFELDALWIRNPLSFINHTEEYDLAIIPTYEKSFEAAIGFYYMKVNERMKTFWRELTRRLFHLKNLFSCLKNEDLVREKDNDQMVLHDMIKEHYENLIIYFLPLDRYIDGKWYRKPDRRVLRDAVILNFNFIIGIDAKIVRAKHFGHWFVANDNVTCLTGLYERFRNHLTELQ from the exons ATGACGCGACGTTATCTTTCAGGCCATTTTGGACTTGGTAATATCATGGCG gtgtGCATTTCTCATCGTCGTAgattaatgatatcttttaTCATAATGGCATTTGGAGTATTGACGTACCTTGAATTTTATCGACCAACTCGTCCACCGACATGTAATGAAGATATAGATTTATTACAGTGTTCAAATAAGCAATCGATTTCTGATGACACCCTTGAGACAAATGATAAACGCAAAGTTGTGAGTGTAGCAAAGAAAATAGTACAATCTGGTGGCTTGGTGATGGTCACATTTATGAACAAAGCATTTAAACCATTTCTCGCCAATTGGATTTGCAGTACCATAGACAAAATCAAAGAATCGCATATCTTAATTGTAGTGACTGAGGAAAGTGTATACCTTGAAATTCGTTCTCTGTATCCAAAATTGAATGTTGTTTACTTGAGTAGCTTTAAAAGAATCAACGAAAAGCAAAAGTACTGTTCTGCAGGATTTATGCGGATTGGCATTTACAGAACCCTGGTAGTTAATTGGATAATACAAGAAAATATGCCCGTATTTCTATTTGAACTTGACGCATTGTGGATAAGAAATCCTTTATCATTTATTAATCATACAGAAGAGTATGATTTAGCCATTATACCAACCTATGAAAAATCGTTCGAAGCAGCTATTGGGTTTTATTATATGAAAGTAAATGAACGGATGAAGACATTTTGGAGAGAATTAACACGTCGTCTCTTTCACTTGAAGAACCTGTTCTCCTGTTTAAAAAACGAAGATCTAGTTAGGGAGAAAGATAATGATCAGATGGTTTTGCATGATATGATCAAAGAACACTATGAAaatcttattatatactttttaCCTTTAGATAGATATATTGATGGGAAGTGGTACAGAAAGCCGGATAGACGAGTGCTAAGGGACGCTGTgatattgaattttaatttcatcatcGGGATAGATGCCAAAATAGTTCGTGCGAAACACTTTGGGCACTGGTTTGTTGCCAATGATAATGTTACATGTCTTACTGGTTTGTATGAACGTTTTCGTAATCATTTAACCGAATTGCAatag